Genomic DNA from Mycobacterium stomatepiae:
TGGCCACCGACGTCGCCGCGCGCGGCATCGACATCGACGACATCACCCACGTCATCAACTACCAGATCCCCGAGGACGAACAGGCCTACGTGCACCGGATCGGCCGCACCGGTCGCGCCGGCAAGACCGGTATCGCGGTCACCCTGGTGGACTGGGACGAGCTGCCCCGCTGGACGGCGATCGACAAGGCGCTGAACCTTGGCTCCCCGGAGCCGGCCGAGACCTACTCCAACTCACCGCACCTCAAGGCCGAGCTGGGCATCCCGGCCGAGGCGACCGGCACCGTCGGCACGCCGCGCAAATCGCCGGTCAAGCGCCGTGACACCGACAATCGCGATCAAGGCGACGGCCAGAAGTCGAGTCGTGCCCGCTCCCGTGCGCCGCGCCGTCGCACCCGCGGTGGTCAGCTCGTGAACGGCCACTCGGCCGGTAGCGAGGGCGAAGGCACCGGGGAGACGCCGTCGGACCCGGCGTCCGGCAATGGCGGCAGTGCCAGTGGCAACCGTCGTCGCCGGCGTCGCCGCAAGCCGGCGGAAGCCAGCACGCACGCCAACTGAGCCAGCCGAGTCGACAGCCCAGGCATGGTCAAACCCGAACGCCGAACCAAGGGCGATCTGTTGGCCGCCGCGGCGATCGCGGTCGTCGTCGCCATCACCGCGTCGCTGATCTGGTGGACCAGCGACGCTCGGGCCACGATCAGCCGACCCGCCGCGACGCCGGCGCCCAACCCCACGGTGGCCCGGCAGGTGCCGACCAGCCTCAAGCAGCTGTGGAGCGCGGCCAGCGCCGCCACCACGGCACCGGTGATCGTGGCCGGGACGGTCACCACCGCCGACGGCCGCGAGGTCGACGGGCGCGACGCCGGCACCGGCCAGACGCGCTGGAGCTACTCCCGCGACACCGACCTGTGCGGCCTGTCGTGGGTCTACCACTTCGCGGTCGCGGTCTATCGCGACGACCGCGGTTGCGGCCAGGTCAGCACCATCGACGGGTCCACCGGTCGCCGCGGGCCCGCCCGCAGCAGCTACGCCGACCCGCAGGTCCGCCTGTCCTCCGACGGCACGACGGTGTTGTCGGTCGGCGATACGCGGCTGGAACTATGGCGTTCGGACATGGTCCGGATGCTTGCCTACGGCGAGACCGACGCCCGGGTGAAACCGTCGTCGCGGGGACTGCACTCCGGATGCAAGCTGTACTCGGGGGCGGCCAGCTCGCTGCAGGTTTCGGTGCTGGAGAGCTGCGCCAACCAGGCCGATTTGCGGCTCGCGCTGTTGCGTCCCGGCAAGGAAGACGACGAGCCTTCGCAGCACCTCGTCGCCGAGCCCGGCATCGGGATGAACTCGGGTGCTCGTGTGTTGACCGTCTACCAAAGCAATACGGCCGTTTATCTGCCGACACCGCAGCCCCGAGTCGACGTGGTCGATGAAATGGGCAGCACGGTGGCCAGCGCGCTGCTGCCCAAGGCGCCGACGAATTCGGCGGTGTCGCAAGCCGGCAACCTGATGACGTGGTGGACGGGCGAGTCCGTTCTGGTGTTCGACGCGAGCACGCTGAACCTGCGCTACACGATCGCGGCGGGCGGCACGACGGTCCCGTTGGGACCCGGCACCATGATGGCGGGCAAGCTGCTCATTCCGGTCACCGGCGCGATCGGCGTCTATGACCCGACGACCGGGGCCAACGAGCGCTACATTCCGGTGAACCGGGCGCCGAGCAACCGCGCGGTCGTCCCGGCCGTGTCGGGCTCGCACGTGTTCGAGCAGCGCGGCGACACCGTGGTGGCGTTGGGCTGAACCCCGCCCGAATGTGCGTTACGCGCTATGCCTCGACGGCGAACGTCGGCAGCGGTTTTCCGGACTTCCAGTGCTTGAGCAACGCCTGCGCCAGCGTGGCGTACGCCACCGCGCCCTTGTTCTTGCGCCCGGCCATCACCGACGAACCGGACGCGCTGGCCTCGGCGAAGCGCACCGTGCGTGGGATCGGCGGTGCCAGCACCGGCAGGTCGTAGCGGTCCGCGACATCGAGCAGCACATCGCGGGTGTGGGTGGTCCGCGAGTCGTACAACGTCGGCAACGCGCCCAGCAACCGCAGCTTCGGGTTGGTGATCTGCTGGACATCGGCGACGGTGCGCAGGAATTGACCGACGCCGCGGTGGGCCAGCGTCTCGCACTGTAGCGGCACGATCACCTCGTCGGCGGCCGTCAGCCCGTTCAGGGTGAGCACCCCCAGCGACGGCGGGCAATCGATGACGATCACGTCGAATTGGTCGGCGACTTTGGCCAGTGCGCGCTTGAGCGCGTACTCACGGCCGGCCCGCATCAGCAGCATCGCCTCGGCACCCGCCAAGTCAATGTTGGCCGGCAGCAGCGTCATTCCCTCCATCGTGGTGACCAACGCCGCACTCGGCTCGACCTCACCGAGCAGCACCTCATGCACCGACACCGGCAACTTGTCGGGATCTTGACCGAGCGAGAACGTCAGGCACCCCTGCGGATCGAGATCGACGAGCAGCACCCGTCGTCCTTTTTCCACCATCGCCGCGCCCAGCGAGGCAACCGTCGTCGTCTTGGCGACTCCACCCTTCTGGTTAGCCACCGCCAGTACCCGCGCTTCACTCACACCTGCCATCCTGGCACGTTCCGGGGAGCTAAGGACTTCCATCTTCGGCGACGGCAAGTCGTGGGGCAGAATCACCGGCATGGGCTTGCACAACCATCGACTTGTATTGCTGCGCCATGGCGAGACCGAGTGGTCGAAATCCGGCCAGCACACCGGCCGCACCGACATCGAACTTACCGATTCCGGCCGGCTCCAGGCCGAGCTTGCCGCGCACGTCCTGCGTGAACTGAAACTCGTCGACCCATTGGTGATTAGCAGCCCGCGAATTCGTGCGCTGATCACCGCCAAGCTGGCCGGGCTCACCGTCGACGAGGTAACCGAACTGCTCGCCGAATGGGATTACGGCTCCTACGAGGGGCTGACGACCGAACAGATCCGGGAAACGGTGCCAGATTGGCTGGTGTGGACGCATGGTTGTCCCGGCGGCGAGAGCGTGGCGCAGGTCAGCGCCCGCGCTGACCGGGCCGTCGCACTGGCTTTAGAGCACATGGCCTCGCGCGACGTAGTTTTCGTGGGCCACAGCCACTTTTCCCGTTCGGTCATCACCCGCTGGGTCGAGCTGCCGCTCGTCGAGGGCAGCCGCTTCTGGATGCTGGCCGGCTCGATCGCCGTATGCGGATTCGAGCATGGCCTGCGACAGCTCGCCGCCCTCGGACTGACCGGTGTCCCGCAGGCGATCGCACCCGGGTGAGCTCGGTCGAACCGCCTTTCGCATTGTGCGGCCCGCGAGGCACCCTGGTTGGCGAAGGGGTGCGGGCGCACTACCACGACATGGGCGCCGCGCAGACCGCGCTGATTTCGGGATCGACACCAATAGTATTGGGCGCGTTGCCTTTCGACGTGGAGAGACCGGCCGCACTGTTGGTGCCGGAGACGGTATACCGCAGCGACGGCCCACCGGATTGGCCGATGGACCCGCTGCCCGGTGTGCACGTCGCCGCGGCCATCCCGGCCCCCGCCGACTACCGCGCCCGGATCAGCCGCGCCCGAGACGAGCTGCGGGCACCGGACACCTCGCTGAGCAAGGTGGTGCTGGCCCGCGCTTTGCAGCTGACCGCCGACGACGCGCTGGACGCCCGCGTCCTCCTGCGCCGGCTCATAGCCAACGATCCGGCGGCCTACTGCTATCTGACCGACCTCACCCCGGCGGGCGCGGACTACGCGGGCGCGGTCCTCGTCGGCGCAAGCCCCGAGCTGCTGGTCGCCCGCTCCGGCGACCGGGTGAGCTGCCAGCCGTTCGCCGGTTCGGCACCCCGCGCCGTCGACCCGCAGCGCGACGCCGCCAACGGCGCCGCGCTGGCCGCGTCCGCCAAGGACCGCCATGAGCATCAGCTGGTCATCGACACGATGCGGGCGGCGCTGGAACCGCTGTGCGACGAGCTGACCATCGCGCCCGAGCCGCAGCTGAGCCGCACCGCCGCGGTATGGCATCTGTGCACACCGATCAGCGGCCGGCTGCGCGATAAGTCAACCACCGCAATCGATTTGGCGTTGGCACTGCATCCCACCCCGGCGGTCGGAGGGGTGCCGGCCAAGGCCGCGTCCGAGTTGATCGCCGAACTCGAAGGTGACCGCGGCTTCTACGCGGGGGCGGTGGGCTGGTGCGACGCCGACGGCGACGGCTATTGGGTGGTGTCCATCCGCTGTGCGCAGCTGTCGGCGGATCGCCGCACCGCGCTGGCCCGCGCCGGCGGCGGCATTGTCGCCGAATCGGATCCCGACGCCGAAGTAGAGGAAACCACAACGAAATTCGCCACGATACTTAACGCGCTGGGAGTTGAGCAGTGAGCGAAAACATCCGTCGTGCCAAACCCGAAGACGCCGCGGCTATTACCGACATGATCCATGCGCTGGCCGAATTCGAACACGCCGCCGACGAATGCACCGTCACCGAAAAGCAAATTTTCACAGCGCTTTTCGGTGATTCGCCGATCGCATACGGACACGTCGCCGAAGTCGACGGTGAGATCGCGGCGATGGCGCTGTGGTTCGTCAACTTTTCCACTTGGGACGGCGTCGGCGGCATCTACCTCGAAGACCTGTTCGTACGCCCCGAATTTCGCCGCCGCGGCCTGGCCCGCGCACTGTTGTCGACCCTGGCGGCCGAATGCGTCGACAACGGCTACACGCGGTTGTCGTGGGCGGTGCTGAACTGGAACGCCGACGCGATCGCGCTGTACGACGAGATCGGCGGCCAACCGCAACGAGAGTGGACGACCTACCGGCTGTCCGGGCCGCTGCTGTCCAAGCTGGCCGGCCCGCGCTGATCGCCCCCGGTGACCCAGCGCAACGCCGCGGGACTGAAGAGCAGCAGCAACGCTGTCAGCGCCACGACGGCCAGCGGTATGCCGAAGGCGGGCCGATGTGAGCCCACCGCCAGGTACCAGGCCACCGGCAACAGCAGCAGCTGCGTGAACACCGCCAGCCCGCGCCCCCAACGCCGACCGACGACGAGTGCTCGCCCTGCGGCCAGCACCACGCCGCCGATCACCAGGAACCAGAGCGCGGTACCCAAGCCGTTGACCACCCGCTGGTCGGCCCCGGCGATCGCGCGCACCACCAGGACCACCGCCATCGCCAGTGCGGCCAGTCCCTGCGCCGCGACGATGAGTCCCGCGCCGCGAACAGCGGACGGCGGCGGTGGTGTCTCCTGGTTGCGGGGGACGCGGGTCACAGCGTCAGCGTAACCACGCGGTACCCCCCAGCGCTTCCCCCACAGGGCCGCCTTAACCGCCCCGCATAAGCTCGTGCGTCATGCGAGCCGTGCTGATCGTGAACCCCGCAGCCACGTCCACCACGCCCGCCGGCCGCGATCTGCTGGCCCATGCGCTCAAGAGCCGTCTCGAGCTCACCGTCGAGCACACCAACCACCGCGGTCAAGGCACCGAACTCGGCCGCGCGGCCGCCGAGAGCGGGGTGGACCTAGTCGTCGTGCATGGCGGCGACGGCTCGGTCAGCGGGGTCGTCAACGGCATCCTGGGCCCTCCCGGCGCGGCGCGGCCCGCGCACGTCCCGGCGGTCGCGGTGGTGCCCGGCGGTTCGGCCAATGTGCTGGCCAGGTCGCTGGGCATCTCCCGGGACCCCGTCGCCGCGACCAACCAGCTGATCCAGCTGATCGACGACTACCGGCGCCACCAGACCTGGCGACGCATCAGCCTGATCGACTGCGGCGAGCAGTACGCCGTGATCAACGCGGGGATGGGCGTCGATGCCGAGGTGGTCGCCGCGGTGGAGGCCCAGCGCAACAAGGGTGTCAAGGTCACGCCGTTGCGCTATTGGCGGGTGGCGGTACCCGCCACGATTCGCTACAGCCGCCGCGCGCCGGACATGACGCTGGAAATACCCGGCCGCGATCCCGTCTCGGGCGTGCAATTCGCCTGGGTCTCCAACACGACGCCGTGGACCTACAGCAACAGCCGGCCAATGGTGACGAACCCGGGCTGCAGCTTCGAGTCGGGCCTTGGCGTGTTCGCCGTCACGAGTTTGAAGGTGATTCCCACGCTTCGATTACTGCGCCAGATTCTGGCGAAGAACCCGAAACCCGAAGCCAAACAACTTGTCCGCGATGACGACACACCTTGCCTGCGAATCACGTCCACCGGGGAGCCGGTCGCCAGCCAGTACGACGGGGAATACCTCGGCCTGCGCGACTCGATGACGTTCCGGGCGGTGCGCGATGCGCTTCCCGTGGCGGCGCCGCCGCAAAGCAAACCGTCCTGAGCTGCGGAAACAGCCAGCGAGACGGCGTGGGCAGCCGAAAATCCCCGGCAGGGTAGTCGGCGAGAGTAGTACAACGGAGTGAGGGCTTGACTAAGCCTTAATCAAAGTGAGATAGCCCACGCACTAACTCACGCTATTGACATCTGTTGTGCCTGTGAAACGATCGAAAGGTTGCATGCAGAGATTGTGGGGGTACCGAACGGACCCTTACTCATGCAAGCGTTAAGAGCCGAAGAATAACGCCAGCGCGCGATGCTGCGCACATAGTGAGGAGTAACTACTTATGGATTGGCGCCACAAGGCGGTGTGTCGCGACGAGGACCCGGAGCTGTTCTTCCCGGTAGGGAATAGCGGCCCGGCGCTCGCGCAGATCGCTGACGCGAAACTGGTCTGCAATCGGTGCGCGGTGACCACGGAGTGCCTCGGATGGGCACTGAACACCGGTCAGGACTCCGGCGTGTGGGGCGGTATGAGCGAAGACGAGCGGCGCGCGCTCAAGCGCCGCAACGCCCGGACGAAGGCCCGCAGCGGAGTCTGATCCCAGTCTCTAGACAGCGCGGGCAGCTACAGCAGCAGCCTCGACCGACGGCCGATCGGCACCCTCAGCACCACGTCGGTGCCGCCCTGGGGTCCCTGACGCATGCCCAGCGTGCCGTCCAGCTCGGCCGCCACCAGGGTGCGCACGATCTGCAGACCCAGGCTGTCGGATTTCTCCAAGCTGAAGCCCTCGGGCAGCCCCCGCCCGTCGTCGTGCACCACCACGTCGAGCCAGCGCGCCGAGCGCTCGGCGCGAATCGTCACCGACCCTTCCTGGGCGGCCGGGTCAAACGCGTGCTCGATCGCGTTCTGGACCAGCTCGGTGATCACCATGATCAGCGCCGTGGCGCGGTCGGAGTCGAGCACACCCAGATCACCGACCCGGTTGATCCGGATCGGCCGGTCCACCGAGGCCACGTCGTTCATGATCGGCAGGATCCGGTCGATCACTTCGTCGAGGTTCACCTGCTCGTCAACCGACATCGACAATGCGTCGTGGACGAGGGCGATCGACGACACCCGGCGCACCGATTCGATCAGCGCCTCGCGGCCTTCGGCGTTGACGGTCCGGCGGGCCTGCAGGCGCAGCAGCGCCGCGACCGTCTGCAGGTTGTTCTTCACCCGGTGGTGGATCTCACGGATCGTGGCGTCCTTGGAGATCAGGGCCCGGTCGCGGCGCTTCACCTCGGTCACGTCGCGAATCAGCACCGCGGCGCCCACCCCGGCGCCGTGCACCACCAGGGGCAACGTCCGCAACAGCACCGTGGCACCGCCGGCATCGACCTCCATGCGCATGCTCTTGCCGCCGGCCAGCAGGTCCTGCACGTGCTCGGCCATCTCC
This window encodes:
- a CDS encoding Rv3212 family protein — its product is MVKPERRTKGDLLAAAAIAVVVAITASLIWWTSDARATISRPAATPAPNPTVARQVPTSLKQLWSAASAATTAPVIVAGTVTTADGREVDGRDAGTGQTRWSYSRDTDLCGLSWVYHFAVAVYRDDRGCGQVSTIDGSTGRRGPARSSYADPQVRLSSDGTTVLSVGDTRLELWRSDMVRMLAYGETDARVKPSSRGLHSGCKLYSGAASSLQVSVLESCANQADLRLALLRPGKEDDEPSQHLVAEPGIGMNSGARVLTVYQSNTAVYLPTPQPRVDVVDEMGSTVASALLPKAPTNSAVSQAGNLMTWWTGESVLVFDASTLNLRYTIAAGGTTVPLGPGTMMAGKLLIPVTGAIGVYDPTTGANERYIPVNRAPSNRAVVPAVSGSHVFEQRGDTVVALG
- a CDS encoding ParA family protein, whose product is MSEARVLAVANQKGGVAKTTTVASLGAAMVEKGRRVLLVDLDPQGCLTFSLGQDPDKLPVSVHEVLLGEVEPSAALVTTMEGMTLLPANIDLAGAEAMLLMRAGREYALKRALAKVADQFDVIVIDCPPSLGVLTLNGLTAADEVIVPLQCETLAHRGVGQFLRTVADVQQITNPKLRLLGALPTLYDSRTTHTRDVLLDVADRYDLPVLAPPIPRTVRFAEASASGSSVMAGRKNKGAVAYATLAQALLKHWKSGKPLPTFAVEA
- a CDS encoding acid phosphatase; this translates as MGLHNHRLVLLRHGETEWSKSGQHTGRTDIELTDSGRLQAELAAHVLRELKLVDPLVISSPRIRALITAKLAGLTVDEVTELLAEWDYGSYEGLTTEQIRETVPDWLVWTHGCPGGESVAQVSARADRAVALALEHMASRDVVFVGHSHFSRSVITRWVELPLVEGSRFWMLAGSIAVCGFEHGLRQLAALGLTGVPQAIAPG
- a CDS encoding isochorismate synthase; protein product: MSSVEPPFALCGPRGTLVGEGVRAHYHDMGAAQTALISGSTPIVLGALPFDVERPAALLVPETVYRSDGPPDWPMDPLPGVHVAAAIPAPADYRARISRARDELRAPDTSLSKVVLARALQLTADDALDARVLLRRLIANDPAAYCYLTDLTPAGADYAGAVLVGASPELLVARSGDRVSCQPFAGSAPRAVDPQRDAANGAALAASAKDRHEHQLVIDTMRAALEPLCDELTIAPEPQLSRTAAVWHLCTPISGRLRDKSTTAIDLALALHPTPAVGGVPAKAASELIAELEGDRGFYAGAVGWCDADGDGYWVVSIRCAQLSADRRTALARAGGGIVAESDPDAEVEETTTKFATILNALGVEQ
- a CDS encoding GNAT family N-acetyltransferase, whose translation is MSENIRRAKPEDAAAITDMIHALAEFEHAADECTVTEKQIFTALFGDSPIAYGHVAEVDGEIAAMALWFVNFSTWDGVGGIYLEDLFVRPEFRRRGLARALLSTLAAECVDNGYTRLSWAVLNWNADAIALYDEIGGQPQREWTTYRLSGPLLSKLAGPR
- a CDS encoding diacylglycerol/lipid kinase family protein, producing MRAVLIVNPAATSTTPAGRDLLAHALKSRLELTVEHTNHRGQGTELGRAAAESGVDLVVVHGGDGSVSGVVNGILGPPGAARPAHVPAVAVVPGGSANVLARSLGISRDPVAATNQLIQLIDDYRRHQTWRRISLIDCGEQYAVINAGMGVDAEVVAAVEAQRNKGVKVTPLRYWRVAVPATIRYSRRAPDMTLEIPGRDPVSGVQFAWVSNTTPWTYSNSRPMVTNPGCSFESGLGVFAVTSLKVIPTLRLLRQILAKNPKPEAKQLVRDDDTPCLRITSTGEPVASQYDGEYLGLRDSMTFRAVRDALPVAAPPQSKPS
- the whiB1 gene encoding transcriptional regulator WhiB1; translated protein: MDWRHKAVCRDEDPELFFPVGNSGPALAQIADAKLVCNRCAVTTECLGWALNTGQDSGVWGGMSEDERRALKRRNARTKARSGV
- a CDS encoding sensor histidine kinase, encoding MSTLGDLLAEHTMLPGNAVDHLHAVVGEWQLLADLSFADYLMWVRRDDGVLVCVAQCRPNTAPTVLQTDSVGSVVEAERLPLVAETFASGTAHLETNARQQDSWQLPGPHVAASPVRYADQVVAVLTQHQTELTANQNSGHLETAYRDCAADLVHMLADGTFPDVRDVAMSRSTPRVGDGFIRIDVDGVVAYASPNALSAYHRMGLTSELEGHNLIRITRPLISDSFEAQEMAEHVQDLLAGGKSMRMEVDAGGATVLLRTLPLVVHGAGVGAAVLIRDVTEVKRRDRALISKDATIREIHHRVKNNLQTVAALLRLQARRTVNAEGREALIESVRRVSSIALVHDALSMSVDEQVNLDEVIDRILPIMNDVASVDRPIRINRVGDLGVLDSDRATALIMVITELVQNAIEHAFDPAAQEGSVTIRAERSARWLDVVVHDDGRGLPEGFSLEKSDSLGLQIVRTLVAAELDGTLGMRQGPQGGTDVVLRVPIGRRSRLLL